Within the Acidobacteriota bacterium genome, the region GAGAATCAGATCAGCGTGTTGTTGGGCAACAACCCCAACCCGATACCGCACACCGCCAAACTTCTCGAACAGATTGTCCCGCCGGATATTCCTGTTGGCTTGCCTTCGGCATTGCTTGAGCGCCGGCCGGACATTTTGACTGCTGAGCAGCAATTGCGATTTGCGAACGCGCAAGTCGGGATCGCCACCGCAAATTTCTTCCCGCGAATTGGCCTTACCTCTTTGTTTGGCCGCGCCAGCTCTCCGCTTAGTTCCCTATCATCCGGTAATGCCACCGTCTGGAGCATTGCTGGGAATGTTGCAGGCCCGATCTACCAAGGCGGAGCCCTCAGAGCGCAGAAGCGTCAAAGCGTGGCGTTCTGGGAACAAACGAGACTTCAATACGAGCAAACCGCTCAGGTTGCGTTCCAGGATGTGTCGAATGCTTTAGTTTCTCGCCAAAAATTCGAAGCGATTCGAGATGAGCAGGCCCAGGCTGTCCAAGCCTACCAGGAGTCAGTAAAAGTCTCATTTCAGCGGTACGTGGCCGGTAAGGCGAGTTACTTTGAGGTGCTGGATTCTCAACTGCAGCTATACCCGGCAGAGAATGCCCTTGCCTTTACCGAACTTAATCGGCGCACAGTCATTGTGCAACTCTACAAAGCCTTGGGCGGCGGTTGGAATCTGAAGGATCCGGAAT harbors:
- a CDS encoding RND transporter; the protein is LDLDLQLQIAKDTTDSFSQTLKLFTQRLEGGVASKLDTSRAAAALATATASISELERQIALKENQISVLLGNNPNPIPHTAKLLEQIVPPDIPVGLPSALLERRPDILTAEQQLRFANAQVGIATANFFPRIGLTSLFGRASSPLSSLSSGNATVWSIAGNVAGPIYQGGALRAQKRQSVAFWEQTRLQYEQTAQVAFQDVSNALVSRQKFEAIRDEQAQAVQAYQESVKVSFQRYVAGKASYFEVLDSQLQLYPAENALAFTELNRRTVIVQLYKALGGGWNLKDPEWRGPIS